The Psychrobacillus sp. FSL K6-2836 nucleotide sequence CTGTGTAAATCCAGTGGGAGCAGCAGCATCTATTAAGACTAGTTTTGATACTCCGTAAGCATTATAACGAGCAGTATAGCGTATAGCGATTGCTCCCCCGGTGGAGTGACCAATTAGTGTGAAATTGCTAAGTTGGAGTGCTTTAACTACGGAATGGATATCATCTGCTAGTCTGTCATAATTATAGCCACTCATAGGTTTATCTGACTTTCCAAATCCTCTCCAGTCAATACCAATGCAGCGATATCCCATGGATGGCAGTATATCAAACTGATATTCAAATTGTTCATGACTTAATGGCCAACCATGTAAAAACACAATTGTCTTGCTTGCGCTTGGGTTAATGTCTTCAACATATAAATTTACACCGTGCTCTACGTTTACAAAATATCCCACATTGATTCCTCCATAAAAAAAGTATTACAGGTATAAGATACTCAAAACTCAACATATGGGTGAATACCTATTGCGGAAGAGCAAGTTCTGAATCACAAGTTCTAGTCCACAAATCGCAAAGTACAGTCCTTTAATCGCAAGTTCCACAGCAACAATCGCAAGCTACAGTCTTAAAATCACAAGTCCACTGTCTCACTCCACAAATACAATAGAAAAATTACAGGCATAGCTTAATCTACATTGTATTAAAGTAGGATATTTGGTATATTATTAGTAATACAATCTGCGAAGTGACCAAGTAGATGAGAATTGTGAAACAGAAAGTATAGCGTACGCTGAGAGCTATATCACCACTTCTTGTTGAAACCTATCACGGAGATGTTATGCAAACATAACCGATTCGTTTTCGTTACCAAACGTTTAGAGGGCTTAAATTTATTTTGAGCTAAACTAAGGTGGTACCACGTCTATTCAGCACAGAGACGTCCTTTTACGAGGACGATTCTGTGCTTTTTTAATTCGCTTTAGCAGGTAGAGGGACCCTGACTAAATCGAATTAAAGTCTCTGGCAGATGTCACAGATTTTAAAAAGGAGTGGAAAGGATGTTAGCCTAAATACGTAGCATCCATGCGACAACGGCCAACTAACCTGCATCACGCAGGCCTATACACAACTTAAAATCTGGACGCAATAACGCCGAGACGTAATTGATTTAAATAGGAGGAATTTAGATGACAAATCAGCAGCAAAATGATTTTACTAAATGGTATATCGATACAATCCAGAAGGCCGATTTAATGGATTACACGCCTGTTCGTGGATGTATTGCATTTAAACCAGATGGCTTTGAAATTTGGGAGCATATTCAAGACGAAATGAACAGACGTTTTAAAGAAACAGGACATCGTAATGCTTATTTCCCAATGCTAATTCCGGAATCTTTCTTCCAAAAAGAAAAGGATCATATTGAAGGTTTCGCTCCAGAGCTACCATGGGTAACAGAAGCAGCTGGTGAAAAGCTAGAAGAACGTTTAGCATTACGTCCAACTTCCGAAACGATGATTGGTCATTTGTACTCAGATTGGATTAAGAGTTATCGTGATCTGCCAGTTCTTATTAACCAATGGGCAAATGTGTTCCGTTGGGAAAAGAAAACTCTACCATTTATCCGTACTTCTGAATTTTTATGGCAGGAAGGGCATACAGCACATGTAGATGAAGAAGAGGCACGTCACGAAACAATGCAGATGCTTAACATCTATAAAGAGGTTGTAGAGGAACTTTTAGCCATCCCTGTATACGATGGTCAAAAAACACCTTCAGAACGTTTTGCAGGTGCTGTAGACACATATTCAATTGAAGCTATGATGAAAGATGGGAAAGCGGTTCAAGCTGGTACTTCTCATTATCTAGGAACAAAATTTGCAGAAGCATTTGATATTAAATATTTGAATAAGGAAAACAAACATCAGCATGTGCACACAACATCATGGGGAACATCTACTCGATTAATCGGTTCTGTTATTATGGTACATGGTGATGAGCAAGGGCTTGTATTACCACCACGTGTTGCTCCAACTCAGGTAGTGCTGATTCCAGTGGGTCCTTGGAAGAAGAACCCAGCAATAATGGAAAAATTAGATGAGCTATATGCAGCATTGAAAGCAAAAGGTATTCGTGTTCGTCTTGATGATTCAGATCAATCTCCTGGTTATAAGTTCAATGAATGGGAGCTAAAAGGTGTACCAGTTCGTATTGAATTAGGACCTCGTGATTTAGAAAACAATCAAGCACTGATCAAAGTACGTGATGAAGCTGAAAAAGTTTCTGTGGAGCTAGCAACGGCTGTTGAATGTATTGAAGGTGCCCTAACTACAATGCAAACACGTTTACTTGAAAAAGCTCGAGCATTCCGTGACGAGAACTCACATACAAATGTGGATTCTTTAGAGCAGTTAAAGCAACATCTTACAGATTCAACTGAAAAAGGAGAGATTCCAGGATGGATTCTTGCAGGATGGTGTGGGGATGACGCTTGTGAAGAGAATGTGAAAAACGAAACGAAATTTACCACTCGCAATATTCCATTCAATCCACCAGCTGAAAAAGCTACATGTATCAACTGTGGTAAAGATTCTAAACATACTGTATGGTTCGGTCGCGCGTACTAATTAAAGATTGATCAAAAAAAATCAACCATTGTTTATAAATGGTTGATTTTTTTGTCTAAACAAAAGAGGATTGTGAATTGTATTACGATCCTCAATATATTTATTTTGATCCAGCTACCCAGTTCATACCCCAGTTATATGCATTATCCATCTCTTTATGCCCTTTATAGTACTCTACTAGACGCTCAATTTTGAATGTCTCATTATTTACATTTTCAATCATTGCAACTGCACACATGATTTGTCCATTTCGATGCTCATCTAGCTTTACTTCGATATCTGGTCCTGCCGAATATTTTAATGTAACAACCCCATCTGCTTCTGCCCAATTAGCAACACCTTTGTAGATGAACGAGTACACGAGAATTCGTTTAATATCGGATACTTTATTTCCATTAATTCTTAGGTTTTCTCCTCCTGATACTGAGCCAGTGCGATCATCCCCATCTAGTTCAATATATGGGGCTTGCTTAAGTGTACCAAAAGCATTTCCTAAAGCTTGCACACAGCCTTTTTCTCCATTATTTAATTCGTATAAGCAGCCTAAATCTAGGTCTACACCTTTTGATTTTCCACCAAGTAAGGAGGAAAGGAACCCAGCAGATTTTGCTTTAACTTGTTGATCCCATTGAAGGTTTACTAAAATTTCTCCAATATTATTATTGTTGCTCTTAGTGAGATTAATAGATTGTCCTTTTTTCTTTAGTTCGATTTTGTTCAAGTTCACCATTAATTAATCACTCCTCTTTTATTCTATTGTATACCATTTAAGGTTATTATATCCAAAATATGAGGTTAAGCTAATATAGCAGGTTCTTTAGATGATAATATTACTGGTTGTTCAATATGAGTTGCTTTGACTCCAAACTTAGGATGAAGAGCTTCTACTTGGTATCCTAGGAGTAACTTGATAGCATAATAAGGAATATTAATATCTGCAAGGCAGCTAATATGCATTCCTCCACTCATTCGAGGGTTAATCTCTAATAGTTTAGGTATATTATCTTTGTATTTTACTTGAATGTTATACACATAAGGAATTTTATATTGTGCAGCCATTTTCTCAGCGATTTCGATTAATTCTTTATTGTATTCAATCTCTCGAATTCGTCCATTACCTTTTTTCCTTGGTATTGCAGTAAGCAAAGTTCCATCTGCTTCGGCTAAGCAATCGATACTATACTCATAGCCATCAAGATATTCTAAAACCATTAAATCAGGAAAATGCTCTTCTGTTTGCAAAATCTTATAAGCTGTTTCATAGGATATCTTTTGGGAGGAAGCAGTACTGAAGATAAATGGAATGGTATCGGCATTATTATCTATAATACGGAATCCACTTGCACCTTCTCCAATGACTGGTTTAATACATAATTTCATATTATCGTTGCTTAGTTCGGCATACGCCTTCTTGAAGCTATCAGCATTGTTTACAACTCGGTAGGTAGGGATAGGTACGATACAATTGCCTTCCGTCTCTCGGATTTCCAAAGAACGATACATCGCCGCTTTATCGTCCATCATAGCCATTAAATCACCATCAGGGCAAACTAGCACCTTCACGCCAATTTCATCAAACTTATCTAGATGCTGGGAAATAAGGACATTCTCTTTTCGCGGTACAAAAATATGTATGTTATTTTGTATACAATAGTCAATACAAAACTGAAGATATTCTTCGCCAGCGATATCTGGTTCAGTACCAGATACATCACAGTAATTAAAATACACAGTATCCGGATTGGGATGAGTTCCGTAAATAACAAATTCCTGTTGATCGGGGTTATTTCGGATCGACTCCATATAATGTGACACAGTGGAAAACCATCTATTAAACCAAATATTAAGCACCATTATTATTCTCCCTTTCATGTATGTGTAAACTAACCAATTAATGTAGTATCAAAATCTCCGCCATGTATTTGGGTGAACATTGCCCCCATAGAAGTAATCAATTTGAGAGCATCTTCCTTATTTATCGAAGGTCGTAGAAATACGACTTGTAGAGCCTCTGTAGTGTTTTCAGTCACAGCAGTTCGAACAGAATCTACAAATGGACTGCCGAATGGTCCTATATCATCCTGAAGAGTAAGTATATTGCGTAATTTATTTTCTCTTCCATTTAGCCCATTATATGTTGTTTCTTCATTGCCAATTGTTAGAGTTATATTACCATGAATATTTGCCACATCATAGATTCCCATTGGAATTTCATATTGTACAGAGAAGAAGTTGTTTAAATCCACAGCAGAATGCATCGGTGTGATATAATTTTGTTTTGCAATCCTTCTGTACATTGCTTCCATTGAAGGGCGGTATCGGTTTGGATCTGCTCCGAACTTTTTCCAAAGAGCTCTCCATTCTTTTATCCCGTCGAAATCAGTTACTGCTTTGTCATCCAATTCAAAGAAAAGTTGTTCTTGAAATAATTGAAGACGTCCTTTAAGCATTTGGGGAGAAGAAGTAACGACAATTTTGGTATAATGGATAATGCCTATTTTATATGAGGGCTCTATTTCAACAATTAAATCATCCAATTTTACTATCATATCAACCATCCTTACACTTATTTTCTATAGTGTAGCATAAGAAAGGAGAACATTTGTGAATATCATTCAGTTTCAACAAAACCTCATAGATTACGCTGCATCCATTGGAATTGATAAAATTGGATTTACTTCTGCTTCTCCATTTCACGAATTAAAAAATCGATTGCTCAGGCAGCAGGAGTTAGGGTATGCTTCCGGATTCGAAGAACCTGATATTGAGAAAAGAGTACATCCTAAAATTTTGCTAGACGAAGCTAGTAGTATCATATCTATCGCAATTGCGTACCCTTCAAAAATGAAGGATGCTCCACAAAGTGTGAAAGGTGCAAGACGAGGGATCTTCGCACGTGCATCATGGGGCATAGATTATCACACCGTTTTACGAGAAAAGTTAGCACTATTGGAATTATATATTTTAACGCATATACCGGAAGCTAAACTTCGTTCCATGGTGGATACGGGAGAACTTTCTGACCGTGCTGTAGCGGAGCGGGCAGGTATAGGATGGAGTGCTAAAAACTGCTCTATTATTACCCCTGAGTTTGGTTCCTATGTCTATCTAGGAGAAATGATTACGTCTATTCCTTTTGCTCCGAGTGAGCAGATGGAAGATCAATGTGGGGATTGTCGGTTATGCCTAGATGTTTGTCCGACAGGAGCATTAATAGAAGGCGGTCAGTTAAATGCACAGCGCTGTATTGCTTTTATTACTCAAACGAAAACAATGGTGGCAGATGAGTTTCGAGCGAAAATAGGCAATCGTATTTATGGCTGTGATACATGTCAAACAGTTTGTCCAAAAAATAAAGGAAAAGCTAATCTTCATAACGAAGCATTTAAGCCAGATCCTGAGTTAGTGAAGCCCTTACTCCTTCCTTTACTTAAAATGACTAATCGTACTTTCAAAGAAACGTATGGTCATATGTCCGGTGCTTGGAGAGGGAAGAATCCGATTCAGCGAAATGCTATAATCGCATTAGCACATTTTAAAGAGCAGGAAGCTGTTCCTACGCTTATAGATTTAATGCAGCATGATGCTAGACCAGTAATAAGAGGTACTGCAGCATGGGCAATAGGTAAGATAAATACAGAAGAAGGCTTACTTGCACTTAAAGAAGCCGAACAAAATGAACAAGTAGAAGAGGTCATAGAAGAGATTCGAAAAGGGCTCGACTACTATACAATAGAGAACTAGGAAGTGGAATAATTGAGTATTAATGTTGTTTTATATCAACCAGAAATACCTGCTAATACAGGGAATATAGCTAGAACATGTGCGGGAACCGGGGTTAAATTACATTTAATCCGACCTTTAGGTTTCTCGACAGATGACAAAATGTTAAAGCGAGCTGGATTAGATTATTGGGAGCATGTTGAAATTACCTATTATGATGGACTAGAGGAGTTTTTTGCAGCACATCCAGCAGCAGAATATTATTTAATCACGAAGTTTGGTGCTAAGCCACATACTACATTTGATTTTAGTGATTCTGAGAAAGATCATTTCTTTATTTTTGGGCGTGAAACAAAAGGATTGCCACGTGAGTTTATCGACGCTCATCCGGACCGTGCTTTACGAATTCCTATGAATGATAATATTCGTTCTCTAAATTTATCAAACACAGCAGCAATATTAGTCTATGAAGCATTACGTCAGCAGAACTATCCAAATTTACACTAGAAAAGCGCAAGTGCCTATGTTTTGGAAGTCAGTCGTTGCGACATCGTGGTGCTCCTGCGCAAAGCTCGTCGTAAAATAAAAAGCATTTCGCAACGACTGACTGACCCACATCCTGTGGGCCTCCGACATCCTGAAACGACTCGAGGGGCGAGGCACTGTAGTTAGACAGATAAAAAAACGGACGATGTCATAAAAGACTCGTCCGTTTTAATAATAGATTATTTTTCAGATGCACCTGGTTTGTCATCATATCCTGCAGTTAAAATTGCAACAAGAAATGAAACACAAACACCTAGAATAAGAATTAAGTTCATATGGAGTGCCTCCTCTATAGTATTCTGCACCTAGTATACCCTAAATTGTTTGAAAAAGAAATAATGCGAAGAAATGAAATTTGACGAAAATCGTTCATTTGAATGTTGCAAGCTTTCGAATATTCTACTAACATTAAGAAAAGGAGTGATTTTTGGAATGAATGAATTCAAAAATGATCCAGAGAACGGCTCAATGGCAACGAATATGGAAGAAGTAAAGCAACTAGGAAAACAGATGGATAGAATGAGGGACAATAATGAGTTGGAAGAAGATAATCGCGTATCCGATCCAGCCCAATCAGAAGTTACTTCTTCCATGAAGAAAAGAGAAAACGACTGATTTATCCTGCATTAACGGACAGGTCAACTAGTACGTCCTGCACGCCGTAAGACACCATACCAGGGCTGACCCAAGTTAAAAAGCAAAAGTGGGAGATAGCCGCTCGTAAAAACCCGACGTAGAACATAGATGAAAAATGCCACTTCGTGTGGCTTTAGCTATGTTCATATGCCGCCGGACGCGGTGTTATTTGCCTGAACTCATTTTTATTTCAATCAGTGGCAACCCCGCTGATTAAAGTTTCACTTTATTTCAGTCGTTTTCCTTATAAGAAAGGATGAAAAAAATGAATATACAATCAATGAAACAATTGGATAACGGAGTAGAGATGCCAAGACTCGGATTAGGTGTTTATAAAATGACAGAATCCGATATCGCTATTCAAGCAATTACAACTGCACTGGATTATGGATATCGTCATATTGATACGGCGAGTTTTTATGCCAACGAAAAAGAGGTTGGAGAGGCTGTTCGAGCATCAAATATTCCACGCAAAGACATATTTGTTACAACAAAAGTGTGGAATACAGATCAAGGCTACGATCAAACACTGAGAGCATTCGAAAAATCTTTGCAATTATTAGGAATGGATTACGTAGATTTATATTTAACCCATTGGCCAATTAAAGAAACCTTTGTGGATACATATCGTGCAATAGAACGACTATATGATGAAAAGCTAATTCGTGCAACTGGAGTAGCAAATCATCATGAGCATCATTTAGAGGCGATTGCTGCTAAAGCTAACGTTAAACCAATGGTCAACCAAATTGAATGTCATCCGCGACTCACTCAGTTTGATTTACGTGAGTATTGTGCGGAGCAAGAAATTGCGATAACTTCGTGGTCACCACTTGCAAGAGGTCATTTACTAGAAGAGCCAACACTTCAACGTATTAGTGGAAAATATGGTAAATCAACTGCTCAAACAATTATTAGATGGCATCTGCAACATGATTTAATCGTTATTCCTAAATCTGTTAATCCATCTAGAATTGCGGAGAATATGGATGTATATGATTTTGAGTTGTCATTCGAGGATATGAAAAATATTGATGCACTTAACTTAAATGAGCGTACAGGAAAAGATCCGGATAACTTTAGTTTTGAATAACAAATAATTCTACGGATTTCCGTTTCAGTCGGGCGCTTTCCGTGGGCGAGACCGAGCCTCCTCGGGTAAGTAAACTACTGTTCACAAATTGTCTGAATATGAAACAAAATACAGCCTACGTTCCTATGAATACTCCCTGCGGGGTCTCGACTTTCTCGCTGTTCCCACTGGAGTCGCCGACTTTCCTTTCAATTAAAAATGAGCAGTATTTAACTATTAATTAGAATTGAAATTTTCTATTAAACACGATGCCGATGCAAGGTCATATATAGATCCTATCTTCAGACCAGCTCACCCATAAGGGCTAAACTAGTGTAATAGAAATCAACAATATGATATAACTCTTCTAATAAAATTAAAATTAAACTAACACGATAGTACTTTTTCACTTAAAAAGTAATATCGTGTATTTTTTTGTGGATTGGAAAATATTACTCAATAATGAAACCTATTACATATTTTAACGTATTAGTAATATAGTTTAATAAATATTAGATGAGGTTCATTGATGAGTATATTTTTTGAAAATACGAACAAGAAAAAAAGTAGTACACCATTCATAATACTAAAGCTGGTATTGATAGTCTTGATGATTACTATGCTAATAATGGCCATTTTAAACGGTATCGATATTTTCTATGTGAAGTTAGTGTTCGTGTTTGTAGGAATTAATTCATTTGTAGAAGGAATAGAAAGCTATCTTCAAAAAGCAAGTAAGAAGATCATAAGAAGAGAAATAGGATTAGGGGTTTTGTATATTTTATTTGCTATTATTCTTCAGTAAATAACGATAGGGGAAACGTAAATGCGAAATTTTATGGGAACAGGGAATTGGGTAGGAATATTTTCTATGGTATTTATAATATTATGCTTTTACTTTACACTTACTTTTTTTCAATACTTAAAGCAAGGTGATGCTAGATTAACTAGACAATCTAAATTCGGAGCAGTAATTTGCCTAGGAGTTGGCTTGCTAATCCCTGCATTGTACAATCTTTATATTTTTAACGAGATGATAAAATAAAGGATTAAGCGGTGATAAATATGGAACAGTGGAAAATGTTAAAATCTGAGTATGTGCATAAAAGTCCATACGGAAATATTAGAAAAGATACATGCGAGCTCCCTAATGGGATTGTTATCGATGATTATTATGTAAATGAATATTCCGATTGGGTGAATGCGATTGTCCTTACAAAGGAAAAACAAATGCTACTTGTCGAACAATATAGACATGCTGGAAATGATATTTACTTAGAAATTCCAGCTGGGAAAAAAGAAAAAAATGAGACGGATGAAGAAGGTATTATAAGAGAAATTAGAGAAGAAACTGGCTTTGTTTCATATAAAAAACCTATTTTGTTAGGTGAATTTATGATAAATCCTGCCACACAAAATAACAAAATAAAAACCTATCTTATAGTAGATGCTTTTAAACAATATGAACAAGATTTAGATGAAACCGAAGAGATAAATATAAGGCTAATTGATTTTGAGTTATTCAGTTCTTTGTTAAAAAGGAATGAGATTAAAACGCAGCTATTTACTGCTAGTGCTTATTATATGGCAAGAAATTTTCTAATTGAAAACTAATATAAATGTACCCATGAGGATCAAAATACTAAATTATAAAGGAGGAAAAATTATCTCTTATGCTAATTACATTATAGTGGTTATATGCTTGATTGTGAGTTGGATTTCAGCAACTATTTATAGAAATAAGGAAAAAGTCGATAAAGGATTTGTATTTGCTTACTATAAGTTAAGCTATAGGAGAAAATTGATTCGAATATTGTGGTCAGTTCCTCTTGTTATTCTTTGTCTTATCATTATTTATAAATTAGCTGACTGGTCACAAATTGAATTTATTCTTTTCTCAGGAATTTTGATAATAGGAATAGTTATGCAATTTTGCTATGTCTTTGCTAAATGGAAAAAATATGAACGACATTCATTAAAGGTGGAATTATGATGGACGATCGTTTTGAAGTTAGTTTTCGCAATCCAATTGTTCGCTTGTGGTTTTATGTGATGTTGCCGATTACTATTGTTTCTATTATCTTGTTTATAACTCTCCCAACTGAATATCATCTAGCTGTAAGAACGGCTGGTACTCTTATATTGGCAATTTTTACAATATGTGCTTTTATTTATAGAAGAAAGAGGAAAGATAAGAAGGAGGAAAGGTAGAATGATTATGCCTACGCATATTGTGGCTGTTGGGGGAATTGTTGAAAATTAGAAAGGGGAAATTCTGTTAGTAAAAACGCAGCATGGAGGATGGGTCTATCCTGGTGGTCAAGTGGAGGTTGGAGAAAATCTAATAGATGCGTTAGTTCGAGAAGTTAAAGAAGAAAGCGGAATTGATATAGAAGTAGGCCACTTAATAGGAACCTATTCAAATACAGGAATCTATAAATGGTATGACGAAGTTACAGATGTGCCTACAAAAGTAATGTTCGATTTTGTATGTAAGCCTATTGGTGGAATACTAAGTACCTCAGAGGAAACGTCTGAGAGCTGTTGGGTTAAGAAAGAGAAAGTACTAGAATTCGTTACTGCAGCTGCTGTTAGAGCACGATATGAGGCATATGAAAGCTTTAATGGCAAGGTAAAATATATGGAATATGTAACGAATCCTAAGTTTGAAGTGAAGTTGGATAAAAATATTTAGACTTTAAAAAAAGCAGATGAGAAATGAAAATCTCTCATCTGCTTTTTCGTTTGTGCAACATCCGAAGGTATATTCACAACATTGGCATGTTTATGCACAACTTTTATTGCTTATGAGCAACATTCCGCTATTTATCCGCAACATAGAGACGCTTTAGCGCGAGTTTCGCTAGCCTTTCTAACCTATATTATCGTTTATCTTCCACAACAAGTACTTCACCTGTGATTGGGTGATTAAATTGAACTTTAAAAGCATGAAGCTCATACATTTTCGTAGGTGTTTTTTTAGCACCATATAGCTCATCACCTACGATAGGATGTCCTAGGTGAGCTAAATGAACACGGATTTGATGCGTCCGTCCAGTTTCTAAAATTGCATGTATTTTCGTGAACTGCTCATGTTTCCCAGCAACTTCATAATGTGTAATCGCATTTTGACCAGATGTAGAAACTCTTTTTCGAGTTGGATGGTGGCGGTCGTTTCCAATAGCTGCTCGAATTGTACCATGCTGATTTTTTACTTGTCCTTCTACAATTGCCTCATAGGTGCGGACGATAGTTTTATTTTCCAACATACGATCTAGCATACCTTTAACAAGAGGACTTTTTGCAATGACGACTAAACCCTTTGTGCCTTCATCAATGCGATGTACATGTTCTCCGTAATGATGACCTTTACCATGCAAATAGTTTGTCACGGTGTTCATAAAGGTATGATTTTGACCTTCTTCATTGGGATGCGTCGATACACCACGTGGTTTAGAAGCAATCAATAAATACTCATCTTCATACGCCACATACAAAGGGATTTGATCGGAAAGTAGATAATTCGAGGACTCACCCTCCCATTTAATGACAAGTACATCACCTTTTTTGTTAGGAAGCTTCCATTGTAAAAGTTCTCCACTCGTATTGCTAACAGCTTTTTGCATGCGCAGCTCATGTATTAACTTTTTGCCAAGTTTCCATTTTTCTTGGAAAAGGCTATCTATCGTTAAACCATCTTCTTGTACGGTATATGTTAATGTATGAATCATTTTCCCACTCCTTTAAAAAAAAGGGTCTGTCTACTCGACATGACCCTTTTGGTTATTTTAAAACGACTTCATCAAAGAATCCTTGAATTTGATCATTCGAAATAGCGCCTTCAACTCTTACAACTTCTTTGCCATCTTCAAAATAGATCATTGTTGGTGTTGCTTGGATAAGATAGTCATCCCAGCCTTGTTCATACTCAAGTACATTATATTTGACAATTTCAATGTCATTTTCTTCAGCAAGTGGAGATAAACGTGGTGTCATTTCTTGACAATGAACACATTCTGGGCTGAAGAAATAAGCTGTAACAGGTTCTCCAGTAGCAATCTTTTTTTTCAAATCCTCTGGTAAAATAATGTTCTGATAGTTCGGATCATCAATTAGATCAATGGTAGATTGTCTTAAATCCTTAGTATCGTATGGATTATTAGCTAATGCATCCTTGTTTTTCTGTGAGTTTAAAACAAAGATTAATACAAAGACCGCGATGATAATACCACCGAATATTAGTAGTTTCTTCAAGTTATTTTTCCTCCTTGATGTCCTTCCATACTATAACACTTGTAATTGCGATTAAAATAAATGCAATAAGAGCCAAAAATGGGATTGTGATAAATCCTGCATAGTTTATATATTCCCCTGTACAAGCAACTCTCCCACATGCCGGTGCAGATTCCTGCATAAAAGTCAGCTTTTGAATGCTATAATGATAGGCAGATATACATCCACCGATCACAGAGAATACAAGTGAAGTCACTGCGATTTTCGGATTTTTTTGAACGTATGCAATCCCCAATATTAGTACAAGTGGATACATGAGTATACGCTGATACCAACATAGATCACAAGGTTCGTATCCCCTTATCTCTGAAAAATAAAGGGAACCTAGTGTTGAAGTTAAGGCAACTGTCCACATAAATAATAATAGATTTTCCAGTTTTTTTGTCATAGGAACTCCTTTAAATTACTTTGAACTCAAATTAAAGTATAATGCTTCTTTAATTACATGTAAAATATTTTATCTGAAGTGAAAAGAGCTATATAATGAAGTTACTTAATAAAAGAGGAGCCGATAAAATGACTGAAGAATTTGATTTATCTCCATTTGAACAAAGCATGATTATAAGACAAACGTCTTTTTCCGATATAGAGTCAATTTTAGAAATTCAACGATTATGTTTTCCGGGTATGGACCCGTGGAAATTAGCTCATTTACGTAGTCACTTAACTATTTTCCCAGAAGGGCAGCTAGTTGCTGAGCTGGATGGAAAAGTAATTGGTTCTTGTTCAAGTCTTATTATTAATTTTGATGAGTATGATGACCGCCATTCCTGGTCGGATGTGACAGATGCAGGCTATATTACAAACCATAATCCAGAGGGATATAATTTGTACGGAATTGAAGTCATGGTGCACCCAGAATTCAGAAGAATGAAAGTTGGTCAACGTTTATATGAAGGCAGAAAAGATATTG carries:
- a CDS encoding NUDIX hydrolase produces the protein MEQWKMLKSEYVHKSPYGNIRKDTCELPNGIVIDDYYVNEYSDWVNAIVLTKEKQMLLVEQYRHAGNDIYLEIPAGKKEKNETDEEGIIREIREETGFVSYKKPILLGEFMINPATQNNKIKTYLIVDAFKQYEQDLDETEEINIRLIDFELFSSLLKRNEIKTQLFTASAYYMARNFLIEN
- a CDS encoding NUDIX hydrolase, with protein sequence MLVKTQHGGWVYPGGQVEVGENLIDALVREVKEESGIDIEVGHLIGTYSNTGIYKWYDEVTDVPTKVMFDFVCKPIGGILSTSEETSESCWVKKEKVLEFVTAAAVRARYEAYESFNGKVKYMEYVTNPKFEVKLDKNI
- a CDS encoding aldo/keto reductase, which translates into the protein MNIQSMKQLDNGVEMPRLGLGVYKMTESDIAIQAITTALDYGYRHIDTASFYANEKEVGEAVRASNIPRKDIFVTTKVWNTDQGYDQTLRAFEKSLQLLGMDYVDLYLTHWPIKETFVDTYRAIERLYDEKLIRATGVANHHEHHLEAIAAKANVKPMVNQIECHPRLTQFDLREYCAEQEIAITSWSPLARGHLLEEPTLQRISGKYGKSTAQTIIRWHLQHDLIVIPKSVNPSRIAENMDVYDFELSFEDMKNIDALNLNERTGKDPDNFSFE
- a CDS encoding thioredoxin family protein codes for the protein MKKLLIFGGIIIAVFVLIFVLNSQKNKDALANNPYDTKDLRQSTIDLIDDPNYQNIILPEDLKKKIATGEPVTAYFFSPECVHCQEMTPRLSPLAEENDIEIVKYNVLEYEQGWDDYLIQATPTMIYFEDGKEVVRVEGAISNDQIQGFFDEVVLK
- a CDS encoding RluA family pseudouridine synthase, which encodes MIHTLTYTVQEDGLTIDSLFQEKWKLGKKLIHELRMQKAVSNTSGELLQWKLPNKKGDVLVIKWEGESSNYLLSDQIPLYVAYEDEYLLIASKPRGVSTHPNEEGQNHTFMNTVTNYLHGKGHHYGEHVHRIDEGTKGLVVIAKSPLVKGMLDRMLENKTIVRTYEAIVEGQVKNQHGTIRAAIGNDRHHPTRKRVSTSGQNAITHYEVAGKHEQFTKIHAILETGRTHQIRVHLAHLGHPIVGDELYGAKKTPTKMYELHAFKVQFNHPITGEVLVVEDKR
- a CDS encoding disulfide oxidoreductase, giving the protein MTKKLENLLLFMWTVALTSTLGSLYFSEIRGYEPCDLCWYQRILMYPLVLILGIAYVQKNPKIAVTSLVFSVIGGCISAYHYSIQKLTFMQESAPACGRVACTGEYINYAGFITIPFLALIAFILIAITSVIVWKDIKEEK